A part of Thiomicrorhabdus sediminis genomic DNA contains:
- a CDS encoding monovalent cation/H+ antiporter subunit A, whose protein sequence is MNLLAFNLPIVVLLPFLGAIVAAYAGKFNRLAAAYVSGFVTLLSLAFLFPSISQVFSGHTLIQSWPWLENIGLFFAFRLDGLALLFALLILIIGLLVVIYARYYLAKKDSMGRFYAYLMMFMGSMLGIVLSENVLQLIVFWELTSITSFLLISYWQHRKDAREGARMALAITGAGGLALLGGVLLLGHIVGSYQLSDILSQGELIRNHALYEITLILILLGVFTKSAQFPFHFWLPHAMAAPTPVSAYLHSATMVKAGIFLLARFFPVLSGTDIWIWLVGGAGMITLLIGAYTALFKHDLKGLLAYSTISHLGLITLLFGFSTQLAAVAAIFHIINHATFKASLFMVAGIIDHETGTRDMRKINGLIKYMPHTAALAIIASLAMAGVPLLNGFLSKEMFFAEAVSASTESIYTWAIPVLVTIGGIFSVAYSLRFIHDVFFNGEPVDLPKQPHEPPRFMKIPVDLLVIVCLAVGILPMFTVAPILDIAVIGALQSAPPEYSLAIWHGFNLPLMMSAIALAVGAWIYFKRDVLIASYERHEHINAKAYFMRALEYLLAFSVKVTRSFDKGSLQNAAAWIIFASIVITAYGFFAFDSAVLGQRQLMPVDMVSVIIVSLLVIASVVTAIWHRKRMVSLVVIGVIGLVIALIFIKFSAPDLALTQISVEIVTIILLLLALYFLPQSTPKEVGKTRLARDLLLALVSGIGVTLFTMMVLSREFDPISYYFLNNSVPGGGGTNVVNVILVDFRGFDTLGEIVVLALAGLGIYAMLQGLALPAPSNDIKGRIWNKDAHPLILQTFTRLMMPLMILVAVYIFLRGHNLPGGGFIAGLIASVALIVMYLSNGIEWTQKRLTTDMHLVIGLGLLIATATGLVAMTLGYPFLTSAFSHIHWPIVGEFEIASAIAFDLGVFLVVVGATVMSLVQLGKLSTLSHKNQSVVESQLKETKGSH, encoded by the coding sequence ATGAACCTTTTAGCATTCAATCTTCCGATAGTGGTATTACTGCCATTTTTGGGAGCCATTGTTGCCGCTTATGCCGGAAAATTTAATCGCTTGGCTGCTGCTTATGTTAGTGGTTTTGTAACGCTATTGAGCCTGGCATTTTTGTTTCCGTCAATATCGCAGGTGTTCTCCGGTCATACTTTGATACAAAGTTGGCCGTGGTTAGAAAATATAGGTCTATTCTTTGCCTTCCGCCTTGATGGTTTGGCTTTATTGTTCGCCCTGTTGATTCTGATTATCGGTTTGTTGGTCGTTATCTATGCCCGATATTATTTGGCCAAAAAAGATTCTATGGGCAGGTTTTATGCCTATCTGATGATGTTTATGGGGTCGATGCTCGGTATTGTCCTATCCGAAAATGTTCTGCAGTTGATTGTTTTCTGGGAATTGACTTCAATCACTTCTTTTCTACTGATCAGTTATTGGCAACACCGCAAAGACGCGCGCGAAGGCGCCAGAATGGCTTTGGCAATCACTGGTGCCGGTGGTTTGGCACTTCTTGGTGGGGTGTTGTTACTGGGTCACATCGTCGGTAGCTATCAGCTAAGCGATATTTTATCTCAAGGCGAATTGATTCGTAATCATGCTCTTTATGAAATCACTTTGATTTTGATTCTTTTGGGGGTATTCACCAAGTCGGCGCAATTCCCGTTCCATTTCTGGCTACCGCATGCGATGGCGGCTCCGACTCCAGTATCGGCTTATTTACACTCGGCCACCATGGTCAAAGCGGGTATTTTCCTTTTGGCCAGGTTTTTTCCGGTCTTGTCAGGTACGGATATCTGGATATGGTTAGTCGGCGGTGCCGGGATGATCACTTTGTTGATAGGCGCTTATACCGCACTGTTCAAACATGACTTGAAAGGGTTGTTGGCCTATTCAACCATCAGTCATTTGGGATTGATTACCCTGTTGTTTGGTTTTAGTACTCAATTGGCGGCCGTCGCAGCCATTTTCCATATTATCAATCATGCCACTTTTAAAGCTTCGTTGTTTATGGTGGCCGGCATTATCGATCACGAAACCGGCACACGAGATATGCGAAAAATCAACGGCCTGATTAAATATATGCCTCATACCGCCGCACTGGCGATTATTGCTTCTCTTGCGATGGCTGGCGTGCCTTTGTTGAATGGTTTCCTAAGTAAAGAGATGTTCTTTGCAGAAGCGGTGAGCGCATCCACGGAATCGATTTACACTTGGGCAATTCCGGTATTGGTGACGATTGGTGGAATTTTTTCAGTCGCCTATTCTTTGCGATTTATTCATGATGTGTTTTTCAATGGCGAGCCGGTCGATTTACCCAAACAGCCTCATGAGCCACCACGTTTTATGAAGATACCGGTGGATCTGTTGGTGATAGTCTGTTTAGCAGTAGGAATCTTGCCGATGTTCACCGTAGCGCCGATTCTGGATATCGCCGTGATAGGAGCTTTGCAGAGCGCTCCGCCAGAATACAGTCTGGCTATTTGGCATGGCTTTAATTTACCGTTGATGATGAGTGCTATCGCTCTGGCGGTAGGAGCTTGGATTTACTTCAAACGTGATGTCTTGATTGCGAGTTATGAACGTCATGAACACATCAACGCCAAGGCTTATTTTATGAGAGCCTTGGAGTATCTATTGGCATTCAGTGTCAAAGTGACCAGATCCTTTGATAAAGGTTCTCTTCAGAATGCCGCGGCATGGATCATTTTCGCTTCGATAGTCATCACAGCTTATGGTTTCTTCGCTTTCGACAGCGCCGTGTTGGGACAACGTCAACTGATGCCTGTCGATATGGTCAGCGTTATCATCGTTTCATTGCTGGTAATCGCCAGTGTGGTAACCGCTATTTGGCATAGAAAACGTATGGTCAGTCTGGTGGTTATTGGTGTTATCGGTTTAGTGATTGCGCTGATTTTCATTAAGTTTTCGGCACCGGATTTGGCCTTGACACAAATTTCGGTGGAAATTGTCACCATTATTCTATTGTTGCTGGCTTTGTACTTTTTACCGCAAAGTACACCGAAAGAAGTTGGTAAGACAAGACTTGCCAGGGATTTGCTTCTGGCTCTGGTTTCCGGGATTGGGGTGACATTATTCACCATGATGGTATTGAGTCGTGAGTTTGATCCTATCTCTTATTATTTCCTCAATAATAGTGTCCCTGGCGGTGGCGGAACCAATGTGGTCAATGTGATTCTGGTCGATTTCCGTGGTTTTGATACTTTGGGTGAAATCGTCGTATTGGCTTTGGCCGGTTTAGGGATCTATGCGATGTTGCAAGGATTGGCGTTGCCGGCTCCGAGCAATGATATCAAGGGACGAATCTGGAATAAGGATGCCCATCCGCTGATTCTGCAGACTTTCACGCGTTTGATGATGCCATTGATGATTTTGGTGGCTGTCTATATTTTCTTACGTGGCCACAACTTGCCAGGCGGTGGTTTTATTGCCGGCTTGATCGCCTCCGTCGCATTGATCGTGATGTATTTATCGAACGGTATCGAATGGACACAGAAACGTTTGACTACCGATATGCATTTGGTGATCGGATTGGGGTTATTAATCGCGACCGCTACCGGTTTGGTTGCGATGACTTTGGGTTACCCATTCCTAACATCCGCATTCAGTCATATCCATTGGCCGATAGTTGGTGAGTTTGAGATCGCCAGTGCGATCGCTTTCGATTTAGGGGTGTTTTTGGTCGTAGTGGGTGCGACTGTTATGAGCTTGGTTCAATTAGGCAAGTTAAGTACCTTGTCACATAAAAACCAGAGTGTTGTTGAATCCCAATTAAAAGAAACTAAAGGGAGTCACTAA
- a CDS encoding Na+/H+ antiporter subunit C, with translation MEWLISIAIGIMTAAGVILTLRARTFPVVLGLTLLAYAVNVFLFTMGRLNSGIPAVINDVQTQYTDPLPQALVLTAIVIAFGMTAFLIVLALKARSELGNDHVDGIHLAKDEESLKETVPPRQASQSAGGKF, from the coding sequence ATGGAATGGTTGATTTCAATTGCCATTGGCATAATGACGGCAGCCGGTGTAATTTTGACATTAAGAGCCAGAACTTTTCCTGTGGTATTAGGTCTGACGTTGTTGGCTTATGCGGTTAATGTGTTTTTATTTACTATGGGACGCCTAAATAGTGGTATTCCTGCTGTTATCAATGATGTGCAGACACAGTACACCGATCCCTTACCGCAAGCTTTGGTATTGACCGCGATTGTTATTGCGTTCGGTATGACGGCGTTTTTGATAGTACTGGCGCTTAAAGCGCGTTCTGAGTTAGGTAATGACCATGTTGATGGCATTCATCTGGCGAAAGATGAAGAGTCACTTAAAGAGACCGTTCCACCTAGACAAGCTTCTCAATCAGCGGGAGGTAAGTTTTAA
- a CDS encoding monovalent cation/H+ antiporter subunit D, which yields MLLETFLPVLWPLLSAIVVLLAKSAGFKWQRAISFLAVFVLVVINANSLMVAFDLPPQVYALGNWVAPFGIVMVLDQLSATMVLLTSLLALAAMWFAVRQQVDQQGSHFHVLFQIQLFGLNGAFMTGDVFNLFVFFEVLLLASYGLLLHGGGRLKTRAGLHYVALNLVGSTLFLFAVGALYGILGTLNLADMAVKVANLSADDQGVVAAAGLMLLLVFGIKAAMFPLYLWLPQAYANTSAPVAALFAIMTKVGIYAIIRIHGTLFGDQAGDLSAIHIPWVLWLGIITLVLAALGALASRNLREQVAYVVLASISTLLIGVGIHSQEAMAATLFYLIHSTLIAGAMFLIADLIRQGRGEAEDNFIKAHAMPNAVLMGGIFMVAAIAMAGLPPLSGFMGKLLVLSAALDHADFFWILAAVLVSSLLLIIALARAGSLLFYNVLPKEQCHTVDGKPVCEAPKSLNIKGVSSIIGLLSVAIILVIWANHFHQLTRSIATQVFDQNLYQQQVLQVETIANPHKELVQ from the coding sequence ATGTTATTGGAGACGTTCCTACCGGTTCTGTGGCCTCTTTTGAGTGCTATTGTTGTATTGCTTGCCAAAAGTGCCGGTTTTAAATGGCAAAGAGCCATCAGTTTTCTGGCGGTTTTTGTTTTAGTGGTAATCAACGCCAATTCGTTAATGGTGGCTTTTGATTTGCCTCCACAGGTATACGCATTAGGTAACTGGGTGGCGCCTTTCGGCATCGTCATGGTTTTGGACCAGTTATCGGCGACCATGGTTTTGTTGACCTCTTTATTGGCCTTAGCCGCTATGTGGTTTGCGGTCAGACAACAGGTGGATCAACAGGGCTCTCATTTTCATGTGTTGTTCCAGATCCAGTTATTCGGTTTAAATGGCGCTTTTATGACCGGCGATGTATTCAACCTGTTTGTATTTTTCGAGGTTTTATTACTAGCTTCTTATGGTCTATTGCTTCACGGTGGTGGTCGATTGAAAACCCGCGCCGGTCTGCATTACGTTGCATTGAATTTGGTGGGTTCAACCCTGTTCTTGTTTGCCGTTGGTGCCTTATACGGTATTTTAGGTACACTCAACTTGGCGGATATGGCTGTTAAGGTGGCGAACCTATCGGCTGATGATCAAGGTGTGGTGGCTGCGGCTGGTCTGATGCTGTTATTGGTTTTCGGTATTAAAGCGGCGATGTTCCCTTTGTATCTATGGTTACCTCAGGCTTATGCCAATACCTCCGCTCCAGTCGCCGCCCTATTTGCGATTATGACCAAGGTGGGGATCTATGCCATTATCCGTATTCACGGGACGCTTTTTGGCGATCAAGCTGGCGATTTATCCGCTATTCATATTCCATGGGTTTTATGGTTGGGGATTATCACTCTTGTTTTAGCTGCGCTAGGTGCTTTGGCATCGAGAAACTTGCGTGAACAGGTGGCTTATGTGGTGTTGGCTTCGATATCGACTTTATTGATTGGTGTTGGAATTCACAGTCAAGAAGCTATGGCCGCGACTTTGTTCTATCTGATTCACTCTACCTTGATAGCTGGTGCCATGTTTTTGATTGCCGATCTCATCCGTCAGGGACGTGGTGAGGCAGAAGACAATTTCATCAAGGCGCATGCCATGCCGAATGCCGTGCTGATGGGTGGTATTTTTATGGTCGCTGCGATTGCTATGGCCGGTTTACCGCCGTTATCCGGATTTATGGGTAAATTACTGGTACTTTCAGCGGCTTTGGATCATGCTGATTTTTTCTGGATTTTGGCGGCTGTTCTGGTTTCCAGTTTATTGTTGATTATCGCCCTTGCCAGAGCCGGATCTTTGCTATTTTATAACGTATTGCCGAAAGAGCAGTGTCACACTGTGGACGGTAAGCCGGTTTGTGAAGCGCCTAAATCACTCAATATAAAAGGGGTTTCTTCAATTATAGGGCTATTATCAGTAGCGATTATTCTGGTGATTTGGGCAAATCATTTCCATCAATTGACAAGATCAATTGCCACCCAGGTGTTCGATCAAAATTTGTATCAGCAGCAGGTGTTACAGGTTGAAACAATCGCTAATCCCCACAAGGAGTTAGTGCAATGA
- a CDS encoding Na+/H+ antiporter subunit E: MNRFLPHPILSLVLWLVWLLLNNTLAAGHMILGAVLAIVIPLLTSKFWPESVCIRYPATLFKFVVIVLWDILIANVIVAKLILGNKHNLEPKFLHIPLDLENPLAIGILANTISLTPGTVSCDLSEDKKILLVHGLHESDPESTINEIKQRYEKPLKKVFETC; the protein is encoded by the coding sequence ATGAATCGTTTTTTACCTCATCCAATTTTGAGTTTGGTTCTATGGCTTGTTTGGTTATTACTTAATAATACGCTCGCTGCAGGCCACATGATTCTTGGTGCTGTTCTGGCAATCGTCATTCCGTTATTGACTTCGAAATTCTGGCCGGAATCGGTGTGTATTCGATATCCAGCGACATTATTTAAGTTTGTCGTGATCGTGCTTTGGGATATTTTGATTGCCAATGTCATCGTCGCTAAACTGATTTTAGGCAATAAACATAATTTGGAACCTAAGTTTTTGCATATCCCATTGGATTTAGAGAATCCTCTGGCAATCGGTATTTTGGCCAATACCATTTCATTGACGCCTGGTACTGTTTCATGTGATTTGAGTGAAGATAAGAAGATATTGTTGGTGCATGGCTTGCATGAATCCGACCCTGAATCAACCATCAATGAGATCAAACAGCGTTATGAAAAGCCCCTAAAAAAGGTATTTGAAACATGTTAG
- a CDS encoding K+/H+ antiporter subunit F, translated as MLELSLQIAFLLISIALILSFYRLIKGPSLPDRILALDTLYINSIAILVLSGLYLNSNLYFEAALLIAVMGFVGTVALSKYLLRGDIME; from the coding sequence ATGTTAGAGTTGAGTTTGCAGATTGCGTTTCTATTGATTTCAATAGCTTTGATTTTGAGTTTTTATCGTCTTATAAAAGGGCCGAGTTTACCGGATAGAATTCTCGCCCTGGATACACTTTATATCAATAGCATCGCCATTTTGGTGTTATCAGGTCTTTATCTGAACAGTAATTTGTATTTTGAGGCGGCATTACTGATTGCGGTGATGGGGTTTGTCGGTACCGTTGCCTTGAGCAAGTACCTGCTTCGTGGCGATATTATGGAATAA
- a CDS encoding Na+/H+ antiporter subunit G: MTEILLGLLIIIGAIFTLVGSIGLYKLPDFYMRLHGPTKASTLGVGAILIASAIYFSLKQDSISLHEILVTVFLFITAPIGAHLMAKAAIHIQVRQSQKTKNIQSDNQ, from the coding sequence ATGACAGAAATCCTATTGGGTTTATTGATTATTATTGGTGCGATATTCACTTTAGTGGGTTCTATAGGCCTTTATAAACTGCCTGATTTTTATATGCGCTTGCATGGTCCTACCAAGGCGAGTACGTTAGGTGTAGGGGCTATTTTGATCGCTTCAGCGATATATTTCAGTCTCAAGCAGGACTCGATCAGTCTGCATGAGATATTAGTGACAGTTTTTCTTTTTATCACGGCACCTATCGGCGCTCATTTGATGGCGAAAGCGGCAATCCATATTCAAGTCAGGCAAAGCCAAAAAACCAAAAATATTCAATCAGACAATCAATAA
- a CDS encoding YeeE/YedE family protein, whose translation MNYFQFGFSSSFRALIVDRDTLGARALIWMLAIAILLFTPMLVIGELDEGDYNGFIRPLTLAIPIGAFIFGIGMQIGCGCTSGTLNRVGQLQPLSFLTLFFMIIGGTFAAYTYNSWQWLPAVAPVAFQQQLGWPIGLLAQLAILLLLYKFLLRFEYKKHRYINPLTEKKWSFKFAHPFLKAGVLLAIFNALLFAFSGQPWSISFVFPLWGKELAQWVSLPVDFFFWDFIQQNRNSFEQGVLNSVSLTTFGVILGALVVTLLDKRKKVPFTALGAAMSIIGGLIMGFGAVMASGCNIGALFSGVASGSLHGWVWLVFALLGNILGVMIRARFMLLAKPVKA comes from the coding sequence TTGAACTATTTTCAATTTGGTTTTAGCTCAAGTTTTCGTGCTTTGATTGTTGATAGAGACACTTTAGGGGCTCGTGCCTTGATTTGGATGTTAGCGATCGCCATTTTGTTATTTACACCAATGTTGGTGATAGGAGAATTGGATGAAGGTGATTATAACGGTTTTATTAGGCCGCTAACCTTAGCGATTCCTATAGGCGCCTTTATTTTTGGCATAGGTATGCAGATAGGTTGCGGCTGTACTTCCGGTACTTTGAATCGGGTAGGGCAACTTCAACCTTTATCTTTTCTGACGCTGTTTTTTATGATTATAGGCGGAACTTTCGCTGCCTATACCTACAACAGCTGGCAATGGCTGCCTGCTGTTGCACCGGTTGCTTTTCAGCAGCAATTGGGTTGGCCAATAGGATTATTGGCACAACTGGCAATATTGTTGTTGTTATACAAGTTTCTGTTGCGTTTTGAATATAAAAAACACCGTTATATCAACCCTCTGACAGAAAAGAAGTGGTCGTTTAAATTCGCACATCCTTTCTTGAAAGCGGGTGTCTTATTGGCAATATTCAATGCGTTGTTATTTGCTTTTTCCGGCCAACCCTGGTCGATCAGTTTTGTCTTTCCTCTATGGGGTAAAGAGTTAGCGCAATGGGTCAGCTTACCTGTAGACTTTTTCTTTTGGGATTTTATACAGCAAAATCGAAATAGTTTTGAGCAAGGGGTCTTAAACAGTGTCAGTTTGACGACCTTTGGCGTTATTCTAGGAGCACTGGTAGTGACCCTTTTAGATAAACGCAAGAAGGTTCCATTTACCGCTTTGGGAGCAGCTATGAGCATTATCGGTGGTTTGATTATGGGTTTTGGTGCGGTAATGGCATCCGGCTGTAATATAGGTGCCTTGTTCAGCGGTGTCGCTTCAGGAAGTTTACACGGTTGGGTTTGGTTGGTGTTCGCTTTACTGGGGAATATTTTAGGAGTGATGATCAGAGCGCGTTTTATGCTATTGGCTAAGCCAGTCAAGGCTTAA
- a CDS encoding Lrp/AsnC family transcriptional regulator, translating to MQLDNYDKAILNTLQNNGRLSNQEIADKIGLSPSACLRRFKALEESGMITGYRCLLDAKNLGLDLMAIINIAMDRHTQERFAEFEETISKIPNILECLLITGQTADYQLKVLVKDLDAYQDLLLNHITRIPGVTGVLTSFVLRKVIDKTAIPLD from the coding sequence ATGCAGCTGGATAACTACGATAAAGCGATTTTAAATACCTTGCAGAACAACGGCCGTTTAAGCAATCAAGAGATCGCCGATAAAATCGGCTTGTCACCATCGGCCTGTTTGAGACGCTTCAAAGCTCTGGAAGAAAGCGGCATGATTACCGGATATCGCTGTTTGTTGGATGCCAAGAATCTTGGTTTGGATTTGATGGCAATCATCAATATCGCCATGGACAGACACACGCAAGAACGCTTTGCTGAATTCGAAGAAACCATCAGCAAAATACCTAATATTTTGGAATGTTTGTTGATCACCGGACAAACTGCCGATTATCAATTAAAGGTATTGGTTAAGGATTTGGATGCTTATCAGGATCTGTTATTGAACCATATCACCCGCATTCCAGGCGTGACCGGTGTTTTGACCAGTTTTGTATTAAGAAAAGTAATTGATAAAACCGCTATTCCATTAGATTAG
- a CDS encoding 2-isopropylmalate synthase, with product MNPNKYQRTPTPDLPNRQWPNNHLSKAPIWVSVDLRDGNQALANPMTVEQKLALWDQLVAMGFKTIEIGFPSASEPEFEFTRRLIEENRIPDDVTVQVLVQAREHLIARTYESLIGVNKAVIHVYNTTSIVQREKVFEKSKDEIKAMAVQGAKWVQEYAIKADQTHPGSEWVFQYSPESFSQTETDYAVEVCQAVMDVWQPTPDNKCILNLPATVESTSPNRFADQVEYFISHLPNRESALISIHTHNDRGCAVAAAELSLLAGADRIEGTLLGNGERTGNMDIVTLAMNLYSEGIDPQLDLSKPNDWIPVVEQVTQIKTHMRHPWVGEVVYTAYSGSHQDAIRKCLLKQDDNQKWNVAYLPIDPKDIGRDYEAIIRVNSQSGKAGSAFVLEQEYGLNLPKWIQIDFASTAQKLAEKQGGIVSHKDLYQAFTRHYGCDEKRIDVNNFQLKLDGEIEKLSLDVDGETWTGEGNGTISALCDAWQQRTGQNVDIIDYAEHAVHMNDDDSGKNAKAIAYFYLQVDNEKKVSVAIEKDSLSAMILAVLKGLKT from the coding sequence ATGAACCCGAATAAGTATCAGCGAACTCCGACGCCGGATTTGCCCAATCGTCAATGGCCAAACAACCATTTAAGCAAAGCTCCTATCTGGGTAAGCGTTGACCTGCGTGATGGTAACCAGGCGCTGGCCAATCCTATGACGGTAGAGCAAAAACTGGCTTTATGGGATCAGTTGGTGGCGATGGGTTTCAAAACAATCGAAATCGGTTTTCCATCGGCTTCAGAACCCGAGTTTGAATTTACACGTCGTCTGATTGAAGAAAATCGTATTCCCGATGATGTCACGGTTCAGGTTTTGGTGCAGGCTCGTGAACATTTGATTGCGCGCACTTATGAGTCATTGATCGGCGTCAATAAAGCTGTCATCCACGTTTATAACACCACTTCAATCGTGCAGCGGGAAAAGGTGTTCGAAAAGAGCAAAGATGAAATTAAGGCGATGGCGGTGCAGGGCGCGAAATGGGTTCAGGAATATGCGATTAAAGCCGATCAAACTCATCCGGGGTCTGAGTGGGTTTTCCAATATTCACCGGAAAGTTTTTCGCAAACGGAAACCGATTACGCGGTTGAGGTTTGTCAGGCGGTCATGGATGTATGGCAACCGACGCCTGATAACAAATGTATCTTAAACTTGCCGGCAACCGTTGAAAGTACTTCTCCTAATCGTTTTGCCGACCAGGTAGAGTATTTCATTAGCCATTTACCTAATCGTGAATCGGCGTTGATTTCAATCCATACCCATAACGATAGAGGTTGTGCTGTAGCGGCTGCAGAATTGTCATTGCTGGCCGGTGCCGACCGTATTGAAGGGACTTTATTGGGCAATGGGGAGCGTACCGGTAATATGGATATCGTCACCTTGGCGATGAATCTTTATAGTGAAGGTATTGATCCGCAATTGGATTTATCAAAACCGAATGATTGGATTCCGGTGGTTGAGCAGGTAACTCAGATCAAAACCCATATGCGTCACCCATGGGTAGGTGAAGTAGTCTATACCGCCTATTCAGGTAGTCATCAGGATGCGATCCGCAAATGTCTGTTGAAACAGGACGATAATCAAAAATGGAATGTCGCTTATTTACCGATTGATCCGAAGGATATCGGTCGCGATTATGAAGCGATTATCCGTGTTAACAGCCAGTCGGGTAAAGCGGGTTCCGCTTTTGTGTTGGAACAGGAGTACGGTTTGAACCTACCAAAATGGATTCAGATCGACTTTGCTTCGACGGCGCAAAAACTGGCCGAAAAGCAGGGTGGTATTGTCAGTCATAAAGACCTTTATCAAGCATTTACTAGGCATTATGGTTGTGATGAAAAGCGTATAGATGTCAATAACTTCCAATTGAAGCTGGACGGTGAAATCGAGAAATTGAGTTTGGATGTTGACGGTGAAACCTGGACCGGTGAGGGCAATGGTACTATCAGTGCATTATGCGACGCTTGGCAGCAGCGAACAGGTCAGAATGTAGACATTATCGATTATGCAGAACATGCCGTTCATATGAATGATGATGATAGTGGTAAAAACGCCAAGGCTATCGCCTATTTCTATTTACAGGTAGATAACGAGAAAAAGGTCTCTGTAGCGATTGAAAAAGATTCCTTATCGGCAATGATATTGGCTGTTTTGAAAGGGCTTAAGACCTAA